A single Nostoc sp. PCC 7107 DNA region contains:
- a CDS encoding sodium-dependent bicarbonate transport family permease, whose translation MDFVSLFVKDFILQLQSPTLAFLIGGMIIAALGSELVIPEAICTIIVFMLLTKIGLTGGIAIRNSNLADMVLPMIFAIMVGILVVFIARYTLAKLPKVKVVDAIATGGLFGAVSGSTMAAGLTVLEEQKIPYEAWAGALYPFMDIPALVTAIVVANIYLNKRKHKEAAYSTEQPVAAGDYPDQKDYPSSRQEYLSQQKGDADNRVKIWPIIEESLRGPALSAMLLGLALGLFTQPESVYKSFYDPAFRGLLSILMLVMGMEAWSRIGELRKVAQWYVVYSVVAPFVHGLIAFGLGLIAHYTMNFSMGGVVILAVIASSSSDISGPPTLRAGIPSANPSAYIGASTAVGTPIAIGLCIPFFIGLAQAIGG comes from the coding sequence GTGGATTTTGTGTCCCTGTTCGTGAAAGACTTCATTCTTCAATTGCAGTCCCCAACACTCGCTTTTTTGATTGGTGGGATGATCATTGCAGCTCTTGGTAGCGAACTGGTCATTCCAGAGGCAATTTGTACGATCATCGTCTTTATGCTGCTCACCAAAATCGGTCTGACTGGTGGAATTGCGATCCGCAATTCCAACCTGGCGGATATGGTCTTACCCATGATCTTTGCCATCATGGTAGGAATTCTTGTTGTTTTCATCGCGCGCTATACGTTAGCCAAGCTGCCAAAGGTCAAAGTCGTCGATGCGATCGCCACTGGGGGGTTGTTTGGAGCCGTGAGTGGTTCTACCATGGCCGCAGGCTTGACGGTACTGGAAGAACAAAAAATTCCATACGAGGCATGGGCTGGCGCACTCTATCCTTTTATGGATATCCCAGCGCTCGTAACTGCGATTGTGGTGGCTAACATTTATCTCAACAAGAGGAAGCATAAAGAAGCAGCCTACTCTACTGAGCAGCCTGTTGCGGCTGGTGATTATCCCGATCAAAAAGATTATCCCAGTAGCCGTCAGGAGTATCTCAGCCAGCAGAAGGGGGATGCGGATAATCGGGTCAAAATATGGCCAATCATCGAGGAAAGCCTCCGGGGTCCTGCCTTATCAGCAATGTTGTTGGGCCTCGCTCTGGGACTGTTTACCCAGCCGGAAAGTGTCTATAAAAGCTTCTACGATCCCGCCTTTCGCGGCTTGCTTTCGATCTTGATGCTGGTCATGGGGATGGAGGCTTGGTCAAGAATTGGCGAACTACGCAAGGTGGCGCAGTGGTACGTAGTGTATAGCGTGGTGGCACCGTTTGTGCATGGGTTAATTGCCTTCGGTCTCGGTCTGATTGCTCACTACACCATGAACTTCAGTATGGGCGGTGTCGTGATCCTGGCTGTCATCGCCTCCTCTAGTTCAGACATCTCAGGGCCGCCTACGTTGCGAGCCGGTATCCCGTCAGCCAATCCCTCTGCCTATATAGGTGCATCCACAGCCGTCGGTACGCCAATTGCGATCGGTTTGTGTATACCGTTCTTCATCGGGCTTGCCCAGGCGATCGGCGGCTAA
- a CDS encoding Uma2 family endonuclease, with protein MLNYNPLHCLPSSEELPDSEDIPVDNELQDLIPSLLKATLAFVWSERWDWFFGVNMGIYYDPKKAAIAPDGFLSVGVKRFIDGDLRLSYVMWEEKQPPVLALEVVSQLSHGEYSTKKEFYAKELGVLYYVIYKPLRKKKTPLEVYQLIDGEYILMSGNPIWLPEINLGIGREIGLYQGIAREWLYWYNEQGQRLPTPEERVQEIEEQLYFERQLRIQTEHKMQLLAEQLMALGVEPENLA; from the coding sequence ATGTTAAACTACAACCCGTTACACTGTTTGCCGTCTTCCGAAGAGCTACCAGACTCAGAGGATATACCTGTGGATAATGAACTACAAGATTTAATTCCCAGTTTGCTGAAAGCGACACTGGCGTTTGTATGGTCAGAACGCTGGGATTGGTTTTTTGGCGTTAATATGGGAATTTATTACGACCCGAAAAAAGCCGCGATCGCTCCTGATGGATTTCTCAGTGTCGGAGTGAAGCGCTTTATTGATGGTGACTTACGCCTGAGTTATGTGATGTGGGAAGAAAAACAGCCCCCAGTCTTAGCCCTAGAGGTTGTTTCTCAACTCAGTCATGGCGAATACAGTACCAAAAAAGAATTTTACGCCAAAGAATTAGGAGTTTTATACTACGTTATTTACAAACCCTTGCGAAAGAAAAAAACTCCTCTTGAGGTATATCAATTAATAGATGGGGAATATATCCTCATGTCAGGAAATCCCATTTGGCTACCAGAGATTAATTTAGGAATTGGCCGAGAAATAGGACTTTATCAAGGTATTGCACGGGAATGGTTGTACTGGTATAACGAGCAAGGACAAAGGTTGCCTACCCCAGAAGAACGTGTTCAAGAAATAGAAGAACAATTATATTTTGAGCGACAACTACGCATCCAAACAGAACACAAAATGCAGCTACTCGCAGAACAATTAATGGCTTTAGGTGTAGAACCCGAAAATTTAGCCTGA
- a CDS encoding cation:proton antiporter produces the protein MPFLATVVAEDSPIILSGVLLTLVVVYLASKFGAEVARRLDFPPVLGELVAGVIVGVSALHLVIFPEGGLSASDSVIMTALQGLNQLAPDALTRIFESQSEVISVLAEIGVIILLFEIGLESDLRQLKEVGIQATVVACVGVAAPFAAGTAGLMMLFHVAAIPAIFAGAALTATSIGITSKVLSELGQLKSKEGQIIVGAAVIDDVLGIIVLAVVASLAKTGEIDVANVIYLIVSATAFLIGSILLGGVFNKSFVAIVDRLKTRGNIVIPAFIFAFFMAFLGNAIHLEAILGAFAAGLVLDETDERNELDELIKPIADLLVPIFFVTVGARADLSVLNPAVPENRAGLLIAVFLVLVAIVGKLVTGWAVFGIPGINRVAIGVGMIPRGEVGLVFAGIGSASGILDKPLEVSIIIMVILTTFLAPPFLRVAFGSSTQPIPEPTTSVEAASE, from the coding sequence ATGCCATTCCTGGCGACTGTTGTTGCTGAGGATTCACCCATTATTCTGTCCGGCGTATTGCTGACGCTGGTGGTGGTTTACTTGGCAAGCAAGTTCGGCGCAGAGGTCGCTAGGCGATTGGATTTTCCGCCCGTCCTGGGGGAATTGGTCGCCGGTGTGATTGTCGGCGTTTCGGCGCTGCACCTAGTGATCTTTCCTGAAGGGGGGCTGTCTGCCTCTGACTCGGTGATTATGACGGCGCTGCAAGGATTGAACCAATTGGCACCGGACGCGCTGACCCGGATCTTTGAGTCGCAAAGTGAAGTGATTTCGGTTCTGGCTGAAATCGGCGTAATTATTCTGCTGTTTGAAATTGGGCTGGAATCCGATCTGCGGCAACTGAAGGAAGTGGGAATTCAGGCCACGGTTGTCGCCTGTGTCGGAGTCGCGGCACCTTTTGCGGCGGGAACGGCAGGGTTAATGATGCTCTTTCATGTAGCAGCAATTCCAGCGATTTTTGCAGGGGCGGCGTTGACGGCAACGAGTATCGGCATTACCTCTAAGGTGTTGTCAGAGTTAGGTCAACTCAAATCCAAAGAAGGGCAAATCATTGTTGGCGCGGCGGTGATTGATGATGTTCTCGGCATTATTGTCTTGGCGGTGGTTGCCAGTTTAGCCAAAACTGGTGAGATTGATGTCGCCAATGTCATTTACTTGATTGTCAGTGCTACGGCATTTTTGATTGGCTCAATTTTGTTGGGTGGTGTCTTTAACAAAAGTTTTGTGGCGATCGTGGATCGGCTCAAAACCCGTGGAAATATTGTGATTCCGGCATTCATCTTCGCTTTCTTTATGGCATTTTTAGGCAACGCCATTCATCTCGAAGCGATTTTAGGTGCCTTTGCAGCAGGTTTGGTACTTGATGAAACCGATGAGCGGAACGAGTTAGATGAATTAATCAAACCGATCGCCGATTTACTGGTACCCATCTTCTTTGTGACGGTGGGAGCGCGTGCCGACCTCAGTGTTTTGAACCCGGCGGTACCGGAGAATCGGGCGGGACTATTGATTGCTGTCTTTTTGGTACTGGTGGCAATTGTGGGCAAACTAGTAACCGGCTGGGCAGTGTTTGGAATACCCGGAATCAATCGTGTGGCGATCGGGGTTGGGATGATCCCTCGAGGTGAGGTGGGTCTAGTGTTTGCTGGAATTGGCTCGGCGAGCGGTATTTTGGATAAGCCGCTGGAGGTGTCGATTATTATTATGGTGATCTTGACAACTTTTCTGGCTCCACCTTTTTTGCGGGTTGCCTTTGGTTCATCCACTCAGCCCATCCCAGAACCTACTACTTCTGTAGAAGCAGCGAGTGAGTAA
- a CDS encoding GNAT family N-acetyltransferase, producing MNSELPIITSDRLLLRIAIKEDIPQILRYFRENKAYLTPFYPQWVDDFFTEVYWQYQLENTFLEFIHDQSLKLFIFSKKNPQLIVGTINFNNFIRGAAHFCYVGYGLAENEQGKGYMTEALKAAIQYVFDDLNFHRIMANYMPHNQRSGNVLKRLGFVVEGYARDYLLINGKWQDHILTSLTNPHWHVREE from the coding sequence ATGAATTCGGAATTGCCAATTATTACTAGCGATCGCCTATTATTACGCATTGCCATCAAAGAGGATATTCCCCAAATATTAAGATATTTTCGGGAAAACAAAGCTTATCTGACTCCATTTTACCCTCAATGGGTGGATGATTTTTTTACAGAAGTGTATTGGCAATATCAACTAGAAAATACATTTTTAGAATTCATTCATGACCAATCTTTAAAGTTATTTATTTTTTCTAAAAAAAATCCTCAACTCATCGTCGGAACTATTAATTTTAATAATTTTATTCGGGGAGCCGCCCATTTTTGTTATGTAGGTTATGGCCTAGCAGAAAATGAGCAAGGCAAAGGCTACATGACAGAAGCACTCAAAGCAGCAATTCAATATGTATTTGATGACTTAAATTTTCATCGGATTATGGCAAATTATATGCCACACAACCAACGCAGCGGTAATGTCCTAAAGCGCCTGGGATTTGTCGTCGAAGGATATGCTAGAGATTATTTATTAATTAATGGCAAGTGGCAAGACCATATTCTCACAAGCCTGACTAATCCTCATTGGCATGTCAGAGAAGAATAA